From the Dama dama isolate Ldn47 chromosome 24, ASM3311817v1, whole genome shotgun sequence genome, one window contains:
- the DNAJB8 gene encoding dnaJ homolog subfamily B member 8, translated as MANYYEVLGVQASASPEDIKKAYRKLALRWHPDKNPDNKEEAEKKFKQVSEAYEVLSDSKKRSLYDRAGCDGWRPGGAGSTHGGPFGGGYTFRNPEDIFREFFGGLDPFSFDFWDAPFGSERGARGHGLRGAFSAGFGEFPAFMEAFSAFDSLGRGGAGRTTFSSTSFGGSGSGGSGFKSVMSSTEIVNGHKVTTKRIVENGQERVEVEEDGQLKSVTINGKEQLKRVDSK; from the coding sequence ATGGCTAACTACTACGAAGTGCTGGGGGTGCAGGCCAGCGCCTCCCCGGAGGACATCAAGAAGGCCTACCGCAAGCTGGCCCTGCGCTGGCACCCCGACAAGAACCCCGACAACAAGGAGGAGGCCGAGAAGAAGTTCAAGCAGGTGTCCGAGGCCTACGAGGTCCTGTCCGACTCCAAGAAGCGCTCGCTGTATGACCGCGCGGGCTGCGACGGCTGGCGGCCGGGCGGGGCCGGCTCCACGCACGGCGGCCCCTTCGGCGGCGGCTACACCTTCCGCAACCCGGAGGACATCTTCCGCGAGTTCTTCGGCGGCCTGGACCCGTTCTCCTTCGACTTCTGGGATGCGCCCTTCGGCAGCGAGCGCGGGGCCCGGGGTCACGGGCTTCGCGGGGCCTTCTCTGCCGGCTTCGGCGAGTTCCCCGCCTTCATGGAGGCCTTCTCGGCCTTTGACAGCCTGGGCCGCGGGGGCGCCGGCCGGACCACCTTCTCGTCCACGTCCTTCGGCGGCTCCGGCTCGGGCGGCTCCGGCTTCAAATCGGTGATGTCGTCCACCGAGATTGTCAACGGCCACAAGGTCACCACCAAGCGCATCGTGGAGAACGGGCAGGAGCGcgtggaggtggaggaggacgGGCAGCTCAAGTCGGTGACCATCAACGGCAAGGAGCAGCTCAAGCGGGTGGATAGCAAGTAG
- the LOC133045607 gene encoding collagen alpha-1(I) chain-like, whose translation MSKGSGGPRLPSWQLQINARGRTSEELPRLLMGLGPREGPSGLRVSTKRQVLGQPGWPRGVLDLERAATSREGTSWRSTRRVSGSRRGQASAMGGRQAGGCPHMPGLGALSPAVPADTSQGIQAFTDVCRTDKCCSDPVSGLRVDTEASLLPWREVSVQDGSGGPGRQGGSRPGPHVPVKKPPQTVTDSPMLARLRALLPFSPHCCLHASPQDGVPRGDFGRGPAAPRPVHSRGAAAPGGRWTQAGTVRHRAGAPGHGVQLQSSVPARVACGPGGDAIRPGISRNLSAPAASAGHSLQKGRTAGREGPAAARDICTRPHLPAPPPRPQKELPAGNGPGAGVLPQARLAGGAAVIRRPPAGWSGGETARQRETAASCGHSWAADKGRPGAQPTTRAASHLIPRGQPQTQPGPQLPTATTQQGTLPPATAAASEPTLQPRGAGGGEGGPARHRTRASPEPWGPSFPEASSRAPSTPTPASAQGPIQACAGRTCLEDGRAAQKEGPQPGGAGGSAGPLPLAPGADVRPEGNGGRRGSSAPQGESRRRVGSGCAGGHRAGRGHPHPVDAGWAADKERQLSESQGAADKETSISQWAEALGGEPPGVPTARVETLRLSGRQGAPHPPPAGNPHSESRGQAWTGAASLRCPQARVWTLAAPEATLGAGLSRDPGPPLRLQLRGPRGAGNGELQRHTPGGTENLTSGSQPSAALSPAALASAPCPPCAAWRPAEGPAPRGVGSLEPVHRGPRAPGCELPELASAPSHEKREEQLYEREAGAFLPGPRGRLPPEPRAPLPSPPVDTTCSRAGTSPDLRARAPRARRGPLPQPLLAHLQTRGDPPPAETSSPSRGDATGSESAPAAPCPQGWPAGRHPPASTSEKPTLPSSPRDASAAIGHCLRFFASLIPLTSNRTEVSCVLPGASGPLGMACPL comes from the exons ATGTCGAAAGGCTCAGGGGGTCCCAGGCTGCCCAGCTGGCAGCTGCAAATAAACGCCCGTG ggcGAACGTCAGAGGAACTGCCAAGGCTCCTGATGGGCCTGGGGCCGCGGGAGGGACCCAGTGGGCTGAGGGTGTCCACGAAGCGTCAGGTCCTTGGGCAGCCTGGGTGGCCCCGGGGTGTCCTGGACCTTGAGAGAGCAGCCACGTCCAGGGAGGGCACGTCCTGGAGGAGCACCCGTAGGGTATCTGGGAGCCGCAGGGGCCAGGCCAGTGCCATGGGCGGGAGGCAGGCTGGGGGCTGTCCCCACATGCCAGGACTAGGAGCTCTCAG CCCTGCCGTCCCTGCGGACACTTCACAGGGCATCCAGGCATTTACAGACGTCTGCAGGACGGACAAATGCTGCAGCGACCCCGTGTCTGGCCTGCGGGTAGACACAGAGGCCTCGCTTTTACCCTG GCGGGAGGTCAGCGTCCAGGATGGTAGCGGAGggccaggcaggcagggagggtcCAGACCCGGCCCCCACGTCCCAGTCAAGAAGCCCCCGCAGACCGTCACCGACTCCCCCATGCTGGCCAGACTCCGGGCCCTGCTCCCATTCAGCCCCCACTGCTGCCTGCACGCATCTCCCCAGGACGGGGTCCCCAGGGGTGACTTCGGCAGAGGCCCCGCGGCCCCCAGACCGGTACACTCCAGGGGAGCAGCGGCCCCAGGCGGGAGGTGGACTCAGGCGGGGACGGTGAGGCACAGGGCGGGGGCCCCCGGCCACGGCGTGCAGCTCCAGAGCAGTGTGCCTGCCCGTGTGGCCTGCGGTCCGGGAGGAGACGCTATCAGGCCTGGCATCAGTCGAAACCTGAGCGCCCCAGCTGCGTCGGCCGGGCACAGCCTTCAAAAGGGGCGCACGGCAG GAAGAGAGGGCCCTGCAGCAGCCCGTGACATCTGCACCCGCCCCCACCTGCCGG caCCTCCGCCGCGGCCTCAGAAAGAGCTGCCCGCAGGGAACGGGCCAGGGGCAGGCGTCCTGCCACAGGCTCGCTTGGCGGGAGGGGCAGCCGTGATCCGCAGGCCCCCGGCTGGCTG GTCTGGTGGGGAGACAGCTCGGCAGAGAGAAACGGCCGCTTCCTGCGGCCACAGCTGGGCTGCAGATAAAGGGCGGCCGGGAGCCCAGCCGACCACCCGGGCTGCCTCCCACCTGATCCCCCGGGGGCAGCCACAGACTCAGCCCGGCCCCCAGCTTCCCACAGCCACCACCCAGCAGGGCACCCTCCCCCCAGCCACCGCTGCAGCCTCTGAGCCCACCCTGCAGCCTCGGGGGGCCGGGGGAGGTGAGGGTGGACCAGCCAGACACAGGACCCGGGCTTCCCCGGAGCCCTGGGGGCCCAGCTTCCCCGAGGCCTCCAGCCGGGCCCCGAGCACGCCGACCCCCGCTTCAGCCCAGGGTCCCATCCAGGCCTGTGCGGGCAGGACCTGTCTGGAGGACGGGCGGGCAGCCCAGAAGGAGGGGCCGCAGCCAGGCGGGGCAGGGGGTTCTGCAGGGCCTCTGCCCTTGGCACCAGGGGCAGACGTCCGCCCCGAG GGAAACGGAGGCAGACGGGGGTCCTCTGCCCCTCAGGGCGAGTCCCGGCGCAGAGTGGGGTCTGGGTGCGCGGGTGGACACAGGGCGGGCCGCGGCCACCCCCACCCTGTGGACGCCGGGTGGGCCGCTGATAAGGAGAGACAGTTGTCAGAGTCACAGGGCGCCGCTGATAAAGAGACAAGCATCTCCCAGTGGGCGGAGGCGCTGGGAGGGGAACCCCCGGGGGTGCCCACAGCTCGGGTGGAAACACTGAGGCTGTCGGGCCGGCAGGgcgccccccacccgcccccggcTGGAAACCCTCACAGCGAATCCAGGGGCCAGGCCTGGACAGGGGCGGCCAGCCTGAGGTGCCCACAGGCACGAGTGTGGACGTTGGCGGCTCCCGAGGCCaccctgggggcagggctgagccGGGACCCAGGCCCACCCTTGAGGCTGCAGCTCAGAGGCCCCCGGGGTGCTGGGAACGGGGAGCTACAGAGACA TACCCCTGGGGGCACCGAGAATCTGACCTCGGGCTCTCAGCCAAGTGCAGCTCTGAGTCCTGCTGCGCTCGCCTCCGCTCCCTGCCCACCCTGTGCTGCCTGGCGGCCTGCTGAGGGCCCCGCACCCCGGGGTGTGGGCAGCCTGGAGCCGGTCCACCGTGGGCCCCGCGCCCCGGGGTGTGAGCTGCCGGAGCTGGCCTCCGCGCCTT CACACGAGAAGCGGGAGGAGCAGCTTTACGAGCGGGAGGCGGGCGCATTCCTCCCGG GACCGAGGGGCCGGCTGCCCCCAGAGCCCCGAgcacccctccccagcccacctgTGGACACCACGTGCTCCAGAGCGGGCACGTCACCCGACCTGCGTGCCCGGGCCCCCCGGGCCAGGCGGGGCCCACTGCCGCAGCCTCTGCTTGCACACCTCCAGACACGGGGCGATCCGCCCCCAGCCGAGACAAGCAGCCCCTCACGGGGGGACGCCACGGGCTCCGAGTCTGCACCTGCagctccctgcccccagggctGGCCTGCGGGGCGGCATCCCCCAGCCAGCACCTCCGAGAAGCCCACCCTGCCCTCATCCCCCCGAGACGCCTCGGCTGCCATCGGCCACTGCCTGAGGTTCTTTGCTTCATTGATTCCTTTGACCAGTAACAGGACTGAGGTCTCCTGCGTGCTGCCCGGGGCCTCGGGGCCTCTTGGAATGGCCTGCCCCCTCTGA